A single region of the Plasmodium reichenowi strain SY57 chromosome 9, whole genome shotgun sequence genome encodes:
- a CDS encoding 6-phosphofructokinase has product MDTKSGDNNAANKGGADGLVKTVSVLLRDNKCQFNIDENYDHNDKEKLGCEVGKHDSGMINCLMEKLTSKKFLEEKESKNSFYLVDNENMKIKKLKEHGHSASLNDDLSPLQYERTKYIPTLPKALASEYQILDENYGDEFINKNDYEDVKRFLKNLHNLPMLNVKDSNNNESFKGGNILKIGIILSGGPAPGGHNVISGIYDYAKRYNEQSQVIGFLGGIDGLYSKNYVTITDSMMNRFRNLGGFNMLWSGRGKVKNKDDLIAIENIVAKLKLNGLVIIGGDGSNSNAALMAEYFAERKIPISIIGVPKTIDGDLKSEAIEISFGFDTATRTYSEIIGNLCTDVKTGHNVYHVVRVMGRSASHVVLECALQTRPNVVLIGEEVEQLNLSLKDIVKNIVNIILKRKSLNKNYGVILLPEGLIEFVPEMKILISELNVILKDGPFDASKLQKSKEVWDFLPAIIRDQLLMDRESTGYIQVGKIATERLIIVLVESELAKLNDKNLNIQFMSHYLGYEGRCAIPSNFDCNYCYALGYNAALLIDHKKTGYMSIIRNLEDSYTNWIPAAIPFLRIMHVIKDNTGNEFPAVKRYLVDLNSPLFNVLKEVRSLWSLYDLYRSPGPIQFNGHLGNARCYTVKTPTKDNLLCQNADDLELIINLTNKNMYENNGDNNHNISDDKARDGGSSPTSSAKKTKYNLSDDNNNNNNNNNNVSTNYNNTSDGSTFGNTTLLHTAYNVNGDGMNTLNCQKSNTSDVLSSEPVNQGFYEQHASSYKSLGCMSELQTSRLYNKLELPELCSDLKAKVRAGKQYISNDPYTQKQILSNYPHMSYENKFQIQEIFHDKYASPISFEIRIGIVFLSRQAPGAMNVLCGLYRRLKLLKGVCIAFYGLYGLLHNKYIIIDDDNIAKYVNQGGLELTGNSPEHSLFDKENRNKVCETVTQLQLNGLVMPGSNITITEAALLSEYFLEKKIPTSVVGIPLTGSNNLIHELIETCVGFDSSTKVYASLIGNVLTDAVSMPKYWHFIRLMGRSPSHEVLECALQTHPNVVIISEEYGAADKTLWRVVQDIADVVCARADVGKNYGTVLIPDALLMHLPHMKILLSEISDILNEASEKGQLLEARNDLVNLSGVDHGQLTSEWVSKLTPWSLALLKTFPQFIIKELLQVDLRSMRFEQLETEQLLLQMVKEELQDRKQKGKYSGSFMGLTHFFGYQGRSSLPSEFDCKLAYAYGHAASIVIESGLTGYIVSIRGLCGNVKDWKLFAIPFISLMKILPKGQGSKYLKSASKGDLPVIPSAPVDLNGKAYRSLKIALQKWQMEDRFCNPGPIQFEGNASNYYNRILFEEQSEYFEMLRYVECYANILKDTCRFGVSADYLKNVFVQLCGMLVLAYKPNDILSNMPYIGSIEDYYDWENQRKRMN; this is encoded by the coding sequence ATGGATACCAAGAGTGGAGATAACAATGCTGCAAATAAGGGAGGAGCTGATGGGCTTGTAAAGACTGTATCAGTATTACTACGAGATAACAAATGTCAGTTTAATATCGATGAAAATTATGATCATAATGATAAAGAGAAATTAGGATGTGAGGTAGGTAAACATGATAGTGGTATGATAAATTGTTTGATGGAGAAATTGACATCTAAGAAATTTTTAGAAGAGAAAGAAAGTAAAAATAGTTTTTATTTAGtagataatgaaaatatgaaaataaaaaaattaaaagaacaTGGTCATTCAGCTTCTTTAAATGATGATTTAAGTCCATTACAATATgaaagaacaaaatatataccaACCTTACCCAAAGCTTTAGCTAGTGAATATCAAATATTAGATGAAAATTATGGAGatgaatttataaataaaaatgattatgAAGATGTAAAGAggtttttaaaaaatttacataatTTACCAATGTTAAATGTTAAagatagtaataataatgaatcATTTAAAGGTGggaatattttaaaaattgGTATTATTTTATCGGGTGGTCCAGCTCCGGGTGGTCATAATGTAATATCTGGTATTTATGATTATGCTAAACGATATAATGAACAATCACAAGTTATTGGTTTTCTTGGTGGTATTGATGGTTTATATAgtaaaaattatgttaCTATAACTGATAGTATGATGAACCGATTTCGTAATTTAGGTGGATTTAATATGTTATGGTCTGGTAGAGgaaaagtaaaaaataaagatgatTTAATTGCTATCGAAAATATTGTAGCcaaattaaaattaaatggTTTAGTTATTATTGGAGGTGATGGCTCAAATAGTAATGCTGCTTTAATGGCTGAATATTTTGCAGAAAGGAAAATTCCTATATCCATTATTGGTGTACCTAAAACTATTGATGGTGATTTAAAAAGTGAGGCTATAGAAATTAGCTTTGGTTTTGATACTGCTACTAGAACATACTCAGAAATTATTGGAAATTTATGTACTGATGTAAAAACTGGTCATAATGTATATCATGTTGTTCGTGTTATGGGCAGATCAGCATCACATGTTGTTTTAGAATGTGCTTTACAAACAAGACCAAATGTTGTTTTAATTGGTGAAGAAGTTGAACAATTAAATTTGTCACTTAAAGATAttgttaaaaatattgttaatattatattgaaaagaaaatcattaaataaaaattatggTGTTATCTTATTACCTGAAGGTTTAATTGAATTTGTACCTGagatgaaaatattaatttctgaattaaatgttatattaaaagatgGTCCATTTGATGCTTCTAAACTTCAAAAATCTAAAGAAGTTTGGGATTTCTTACCAGCTATTATTAGAGATCAATTGTTAATGGATAGAGAATCAACTGGGTATATTCAAGTTGGAAAAATTGCAACCGAAAGATTAATTATTGTATTAGTAGAATCTGAACTAGCcaaattaaatgataaaaacctaaatatacaatttaTGTCACATTATCTAGGTTATGAAGGTAGATGTGCTATACCATCAAATTTTGATTGTAATTATTGTTATGCATTAGGTTACAACGCTGCACTATTAATTGATCATAAAAAAACAGGATATATGTCGATTATTAGGAACTTGGAAGATTCATATACCAATTGGATACCAGCTGCAATTCCATTTTTACGAATTATGCATGTAATTAAAGATAACACAGGTAATGAATTCCCAGCTGTCAAAAGATATTTAGTTGATTTAAATAGTCCATTATTTAATGTATTAAAGGAAGTTAGGAGTTTGTGGTCTCtttatgatttatataGATCTCCAGGACCCATCCAATTTAATGGCCATTTAGGTAATGCACGTTGTTATACTGTAAAGACTCCAACAAAGGATAATTTGTTATGTCAGAATGCCGATGATTTAGAGCTTATTATAAATCTAACTAACAAGAATATGTATGAAAATAATGGGGAcaataatcataatatatctGACGATAAAGCAAGGGATGGTGGATCATCACCAACAAGTTCAGCTAAGAAAACAAAGTACAATCTaagtgatgataataataataataataataataataataatgtaagcactaattataataatacatcAGATGGATCCACCTTTGGTAATACTACCTTATTACATACAGCATATAATGTAAATGGTGATGGAATGAATACTTTAAATTGTCAAAAAAGCAATACATCTGATGTTTTGTCTTCAGAACCTGTAAACCAAGGATTTTATGAACAACATGCATCTAGTTATAAATCATTAGGTTGTATGTCCGAATTACAAACATCTAGGttgtataataaattagAATTGCCTGAATTATGTTCTGATTTGAAAGCAAAGGTTAGAGCTGGAAAACAGTATATATCCAATGATCCATATACACAAAAACAAATCTTATCAAATTACCCTCATATGTCTTATGAGAACAAATTTCAGATACAAGAAATATTTCATGATAAATATGCTAGTCCCATTTCTTTTGAAATAAGAATTGGTATAGTATTTTTATCAAGACAGGCTCCAGGTGCTATGAATGTGTTATGTGGTTTATATAGGCGTttgaaattattaaaaggTGTTTGTATTGCATTTTACGGATTATATGGattattacataataaatacattataatagatgatgataatattgCAAAATATGTAAATCAAGGAGGTTTAGAATTAACTGGCAATTCTCCAGAGCATTCATTATttgataaagaaaatagaaataaagTATGTGAGACAGTTACACAATTACAGTTGAATGGTTTAGTTATGCCAGGATCTAATATAACTATTACAGAAGCTGCTTTATTATCAGAATActttttagaaaaaaaaataccTACATCTGTGGTAGGTATACCATTAACAGGATCTAATAATTTGATACATGAATTAATAGAGACATGTGTTGGTTTTGATAGTAGTACCAAGGTATATGCATCATTAATAGGTAATGTATTGACAGATGCTGTGAGTATGCCTAAGTATTGGCATTTTATTCGTTTAATGGGAAGATCTCCATCACATGAGGTTTTAGAATGTGCTTTACAAACACATCCAAATGTAGTTATCATATCAGAAGAATATGGGGCTGCAGATAAGACGTTATGGAGAGTTGTTCAAGATATTGCTGATGTTGTATGTGCACGAGCTGATGTTGGAAAGAATTATGGTACTGTATTAATTCCAGATGCTTTATTGATGCACTTACCacatatgaaaatattattatctgAAATAAgtgatatattaaatgagGCATCAGAAAAAGGCCAATTATTAGAAGCAAGGAATGATTTAGTAAATTTGTCTGGTGTGGATCATGGTCAGTTAACGTCCGAATGGGTTTCTAAATTAACACCATGGAGTTTAGCACTATTAAAGACATTCCCacaatttattataaaagaattattacAGGTAGATTTGAGATCTATGCGTTTTGAACAATTAGAAACTGaacaattattattacaaatgGTTAAAGAAGAATTACAAGATAGAAAGcaaaaaggaaaatattcTGGAAGTTTCATGGGATTAACACATTTTTTTGGTTATCAAGGACGTTCATCATTACCATCAGAATTTGATTGTAAGTTAGCATATGCATATGGACATGCAGCATCAATAGTTATTGAAAGTGGCTTAACAGGATATATTGTATCTATAAGAGGATTATGTGGTAATGTTAAAGATTGGAAATTATTTGCTATACCATTCATATcattaatgaaaatattacCAAAAGGACAAGGAagtaaatatttaaaaagtgCATCTAAAGGTGATCTACCAGTAATTCCTAGTGCACCTGTAGATTTAAATGGAAAAGCTTATAGAAGCTTAAAAATTGCTTTACAAAAATGGCAAATGGAAGATCGTTTTTGTAATCCTGGACCAATACAATTTGAAGGTAATGCATctaattattataatagGATATTATTTGAAGAACAATCTGAATATTTTGAAATGTTAAGATATGTTGAATGCTATgcaaatattttaaaagatacTTGTCGTTTTGGTGTCTCAGCTGATTATCTGAAAAATGTATTTGTACAGTTATGTGGTATGTTGGTATTAGCATATAAACCTAATGATATCTTATCAAATATGCCATATATTGGAAGTATAGAAGATTATTATGATTGGGAAAACCAGAGAAAAAGAATGAactaa
- a CDS encoding hypothetical protein (conserved Plasmodium protein, unknown function), which translates to MKSQMNEVKLIYRTLSDQFFVIHKPVNWTLKKKKKEKSCPNSSNENIKDIYDKNINLEKNKVTINNNNNNNNNNNNDNDNIEYIDYKSTLQNLSNVEKNAYFYTNSSLFMYNNFNTNTHDEIVEKYYVESMFKVDQNKDDIYYPYKLPIYMSGLVICCKDFSIYKTFVKMINQNKLIRKYRCLINNPFVFVNNEMDNSINNNNNNNNYYEVKKKKYTYENGNYYNNMNKEIYNQTSKTYLLNKDSLYAQKNISDLFPFYNFFNNNPYSSTYWNYLTELKLNELNDIEKGKKNTIYNNYHNNIKNFKYQSNKLTDSKFKYLNDHSKREEIKRDYFISTLFKKSEPIKCLNHFYNTFFKNNNKENILNLKTNTQIKQRDNKIINNNENVLDELAHKIILHNSKDMLKNNKITYPLNIFFNEGNFFFFHDTIDKYSFPFSIIYNIVNYKHYLENKKSQYFKNDININNYLETFKDIYLVDFILLDNPKPDIIRFFFSEINTPIINDNIFQINIFKKDIINDQILKNEQINNSTNNNISNIFHDHNVEINHHSIDNNDCNVIYNENTIIMNNHINKKKQHSSLQTHNLPFDTFTIPGNDNNPNNVNTKNEIKVNWNNYFIYQDNNQNEHLQNGINNNIYNNKNNNKKKKKNNNNNNNNNNNNNNNLCLELYHLQFIDPINKDYIKIENSLSNSWL; encoded by the coding sequence atgaaaagtCAAATGAACGAagtaaaattaatatatagaaCATTAAGTGATcaattttttgttatacATAAGCCTGTAAATTGGACgttgaaaaaaaagaaaaaagaaaaaagttGTCCTAATAGTAgtaatgaaaatataaaagatatatatgacaaaaatataaatcttgaaaagaataaagtaacgataaataataataataataataataataataataataatgataatgataatatagAATATATTGATTATAAAAGTACCCTGCAAAATTTAAGCAACGTAGAAAAAAATGCATATTTCTATACAAActcttctttatttatgtataataattttaatacaAATACACATGATGAAATAGTcgaaaaatattatgttgAATCTATGTTTAAGGTTGATCAAAATAAagatgatatatattatccaTATAAACTACCTATATATATGAGTGGTCTTGTTATATGTTGTAAGGACTTTAGTATTTATAAAACCTTTGTTAAAATgataaatcaaaataaacTTATACGCAAATATAGAtgtttaataaataatccttttgtttttgtaaataatgaaatgGATAATTCAattaataacaataataataataataattattatgaggttaagaaaaaaaaatacacatatgaaaatggaaattattataataatatgaataaagaaatatataatcaaacaagtaaaacatatttattaaataaagattCTCTATATGCTCAAAAGAATATAAGTGATTTATTTccattttataatttttttaataataatccCTATTCATCAACCTACTGGAATTATTTAACagaattaaaattaaatgagttaaatgatatagaaaaaggaaaaaaaaatactatatataataattatcataataatattaaaaattttaaatatcaAAGTAATAAATTAACCGATAGCAAgtttaaatatttaaatgatcACAGTAAAAGAGAAGAGATTAAAAGAGATTATTTCATATCTActctttttaaaaaaagtgAACCGATCAAATGTCTTAaccatttttataatacattttttaaaaataataataaggaaaatatattaaatctTAAAACTAATACACAAATAAAACAAAgagataataaaataattaataataatgaaaacGTGTTAGATGAATTAGCacataaaattatattgCACAATTCAAAGgatatgttaaaaaataataaaattacatatcctttaaatattttcttcaatgaaggaaattttttcttttttcatgatactatagataaatattcatttccattttcaataatttataatattgtaaattataaacattatttggaaaataaaaaatcgcaatattttaaaaatgatataaatataaataattatctTGAAACATTTAAGGATATTTATTTAGTTGACTTTATTCTCTTAGATAATCCCAAACCAGATATCATTcgatttttttttagtgaaataaatacacctataataaatgacaatatttttcagataaatatatttaaaaaagatattattaatgATCAAAtcttaaaaaatgaacaaataaataatagcacaaataacaatatttcaaatatttttcatgATCACAATGTAGAAATTAATCATCATAGTATAGACAATAATGATTGTAATGTAATATACAATGAAAATAcaattataatgaataaccacataaataaaaaaaaacaacaCTCCTCTTTACAAACACATAATCTACCTTTTGATACTTTTACCATACCAggtaatgataataatccaaataatgtaaacacaaaaaatgaaataaaagTTAATTggaataattattttatataccaagacaataatcaaaatgaacatttacaaaatggtataaataataatatatataataataaaaataataataaaaaaaaaaaaaaaaataataataataataataataataataataataataataataatttatgcttagaattatatcatttacAATTTATTGATCCAATTAATAAagattatattaaaatagAAAATTCATTGTCTAATTCATGgctataa
- a CDS encoding hypothetical protein (conserved Plasmodium protein, unknown function): MTKYIKERRKYRINDPYDEKEKIQIRKEKTTTLQNQLKEKEKTQETKKHDENNKSNNNVVNSSESFMKIYKNILKQNYHVEKFKKQNENIEESKKKATSRKKIKKLNFKLKKNNLIEKVIKKKAFLEAKNTVFPSLKKYNTVPHISNNHNISQNDHNKNKQDKNIKLLKLIEKSNTDNNNNINNKKNNNQKCDTKNLNNSKTNKANIVNQYDEIITSNNYMNNPIQFVKNIIQQQKKK, translated from the coding sequence ATGACAAAGTACATAAaagaaagaagaaaatacaGAATTAATGATCCatatgatgaaaaagaaaaaattcaaataagaaaagaaaaaacaacCACATTGCAAAATCAACTTAAAGAGAAAGAGAAAACACAAGAAACGAAGAAACAcgatgaaaataataaaagtaataataatgttgtAAATTCTTCTGAAAgttttatgaaaatatataaaaacattttaaaacaaaattatcacgtagaaaaatttaaaaaacaaaatgaaaatatagaagaaagcaaaaaaaaagcaaCGAGTAGgaagaaaattaaaaaactaaattttaaattgaaaaaaaataatcttattgaaaaagtaataaaaaaaaaggcTTTTCTAGAAGCTAAAAATACGGTATTCCcatcattaaaaaaatataatacagTTCCTCATATTTCCAACAATCACAATATTTCACAAAATGATcataataagaataaacaggataaaaatataaaacttTTAAAACTTATAGAAAAATCAAATACGgataataacaacaatattaataataaaaaaaataacaatcAAAAATGTGatacaaaaaatttaaataattctaAAACGAATAAAGCTAATATTGTTAACCAATATGATGAAATAATTACTTCTAATAATTACATGAATAACCCCATTCaatttgtaaaaaatataattcaacaacagaaaaagaaataa
- a CDS encoding hypothetical protein (conserved Plasmodium protein, unknown function), producing the protein MIFKSVRNLSNKVCDVLVSFGVRQNKTTFISHPGVMVVSQLLEMRLITRPRATLTQENVNAMVEFDYELAKKAQIAVDNNLPVNFFDLEYIDRPEYLKLLLEEKEILEKARDEVLKMQKGNYKIPDILKNYKRVEIPREWRKELEIDDKILKEQPGLKENIELQNIMNNYIRNKFNKNIDQNSKKEIKN; encoded by the exons ATGATATTTAAAAGTGTTAGGAATTTATCTAATAAAGTGTGCGATGTTTTAGTATCCTTTGGTGTGCGTCAAAATAAAACTACATTTATATCACATCCAG GTGTTATGGTAGTATCTCAATTATTAGAAATGAGATTAATAACTCGACCAAGAGCAACATTAACTCAAGAAAATGTTAATGCTATGGTTGAATTTGATTATGAGCTTGCCAAAAAGGCACAAATAGCtgttgataataatttgccagtgaatttttttgatttgGAATATATAGATAGGCCAGAATATTTGAAATTGTTGCttgaagaaaaagaaattttaGAAAAGGCAAGAGACGAAGTTTTGAAAATGCAAAAaggaaattataaaattccAGATATActaaaaaattacaaaagAGTGGAAATACCAAGAGAATGGAGAAAAGAATTAGAAATCgatgataaaatattaaaagaacaACCAGGATTAAAGGAAAATATTgaattacaaaatattatgaataactatattagaaataaatttaataaaaacatagatcaaaattcaaaaaaggagataaaaaattaa
- a CDS encoding glycolipid transfer protein, putative, with product MSSFSEGEIFIANIEKKSLECRENDEIVVLKICELCNIIYPIFNKIFGNGFVGDTLKKDLKNSSSQVQRAIEKFPEETKYVSMLYSYNINKYENMEKLKRDLDNGIISFLWMKRTLEFIIIFLEKCYITCNETKLSICAQEAYNEVLKKYHGFITSKIVKLCLKLSPTKDILTKKLGFQTNQQASTVLQKCLSITKPLVRDISVTIERFNCDFEEKI from the coding sequence ATGAGTAGTTTTAGCGAAGGTGAAATATTTATTGCCAATATAGAAAAGAAATCACTAGAATGTAGAGAAAATGACGAAATCGttgtattaaaaatatgtgaattatgtaatatcatatatccaatttttaataaaatatttggGAATGGTTTTGTAGGTGATACCTTAAAAAAGGATCTAAAAAATTCTTCTTCTCAAGTTCAACGAGCTATTGAAAAATTTCCTGAAGAAACAAAATATGTTTCCATgttatattcatataacataaataagtatgagaatatggaaaaattaaaaaggGATTTAGATAATGGAATTATAAGTTTCTTATGGATGAAAAGAACATTagaatttattataatatttttggaaaaatgttatataacATGTAATGAAACAAAATTATCCATATGTGCACAAGAAGCATATAATGaagtattaaaaaaatatcatgGATTTATTACTTCAAAAATAGTAAAACTATGTTTAAAGCTGTCTCCAACTAAAGATATTTTAACCAAAAAATTAGGATTTCAAACAAATCAACAAGCTTCCACTGTACTTCAAAAATGTCTTTCCATTACAAAACCTTTGGTCAGAGATATTTCTGTTACTATAGAAAGATTCAATTGTGATTTTGAggaaaaaatttaa
- a CDS encoding hypothetical protein (conserved Plasmodium protein, unknown function) has product MELNKNEKKKKDDEDDWELHPLFLSKIPKKNDIDKNAALSALITLINEEEEKEIYNYEPRRKNLRKKITAKGEIIHKKDRRNMYEPYQNYKDIKCFDKKNDFSKDNLINDHTQINLNVNNHIDQNINNIQNDNNTSNPDTTNNTRKDGEETSMGELLVCLSMINLK; this is encoded by the coding sequence atggaacttaataagaatgaaaagaaaaaaaaagatgacGAAGATGATTGGGAACTTCatcctttatttttatctaaaatccccaaaaaaaatgatatagataaaaatgCAGCTCTGTCAGCTTTAATAACATTAATTAAcgaagaagaagaaaaagaaatatataactatgaaccaagaagaaaaaatctaagaaaaaaaataaccGCAAAAGGAGAAATCatacataaaaaagatagaagaaatatgtatgaaccttatcaaaattataaagatataaaatgttttgataaaaaaaatgactTCAGTAAagataatttaattaatgaTCATACACAAATCAatttaaatgtaaataatcatatagatcaaaatataaataatatacaaaatgataataatacatcAAACCCTGATACAACTAATAACACAAGAAAAGATGGAGAAGAAACATCTATGGGTGAATTATTAGTTTGTTTATCTATGATAAACCTAAAATAA